A single genomic interval of Sphingopyxis sp. CCNWLW2 harbors:
- a CDS encoding phosphotransferase family protein yields MNFPTSPEAMTPAWLGAVLGHPERLKGFVAAKVGTGQMCDSYRLTLDWEDGVDAPATVIAKCPSHDEASRNIAKLTGTYVKEISWYRELAAASGVPAPICHHCDIADDDVDFVLILSDLAPARAGDQLAGLGLSGLIPCIEAAAKLHAYLWNDARLAQMPSLARDNAGLIRTLFPQLYAGFRERYAARLAPEVLDLGAGLVTKLDAYLAREPSVRTIVHGDLRVDNILFAPDGKTCWIVDWQTLGRGSGAADLAYLVGTSIADPDERAAADRPAFDHWIAALTAAGVAPDAEALWTDYRVGALSGYFMAVFASMSVERTERGDEMFAVMAERPARQALALGSLDLL; encoded by the coding sequence GTGAATTTTCCGACGTCGCCCGAGGCGATGACGCCGGCGTGGCTTGGTGCGGTGCTCGGGCATCCGGAAAGGTTGAAGGGTTTCGTCGCGGCCAAGGTCGGCACCGGACAGATGTGCGACAGCTATCGCCTGACGCTCGACTGGGAGGACGGCGTCGATGCCCCCGCGACGGTGATCGCCAAATGCCCCAGCCATGACGAGGCGAGCCGCAATATTGCCAAGCTTACCGGCACCTATGTCAAGGAAATCAGCTGGTATCGCGAGCTTGCCGCCGCCAGCGGCGTTCCCGCGCCGATCTGCCACCATTGCGATATCGCCGACGATGACGTCGATTTTGTCCTGATCCTGTCGGATCTCGCGCCGGCACGCGCGGGCGACCAGCTTGCCGGCCTCGGCCTTTCCGGGCTGATCCCTTGCATCGAAGCGGCGGCAAAGCTTCACGCCTATCTGTGGAACGACGCCCGGCTCGCGCAGATGCCCTCGCTTGCACGCGACAATGCCGGGCTGATCCGCACGCTGTTCCCCCAGCTCTATGCCGGTTTTCGTGAGCGTTATGCGGCAAGGCTCGCGCCCGAGGTGCTCGACCTCGGCGCCGGGCTCGTTACGAAACTCGACGCCTATCTGGCGCGCGAGCCTTCGGTCCGGACGATCGTCCATGGCGACCTGCGCGTCGACAATATCCTCTTCGCCCCCGACGGCAAAACCTGCTGGATCGTCGACTGGCAGACGCTGGGGCGCGGCAGCGGCGCCGCCGACCTCGCCTATCTGGTCGGCACCAGCATCGCCGACCCGGACGAGCGCGCGGCGGCCGACCGGCCCGCCTTCGACCATTGGATCGCGGCGCTGACCGCCGCGGGCGTTGCGCCCGATGCCGAAGCGCTGTGGACCGATTACCGCGTCGGGGCCTTGAGCGGCTATTTCATGGCGGTCTTCGCATCGATGAGCGTCGAACGCACCGAACGCGGCGACGAGATGTTCGCGGTGATGGCCGAACGGCCGGCGCGACAGGCGTTGGCGCTCGGAAGCCTCGACCTGCTCTAA
- a CDS encoding alpha/beta hydrolase, translating into MIKILFVVLLLVLLFGGGAKMIVAGGAKSLNMADRLLGQGDGARLLLADQPYGRGPRQSLDIWVPDSLKEGDRLPVVVFFYGGGWDSGERGSYGFAGRALARQGFVVVIPDYRLVPKAYWPDFIEDSAAAVAWTHEHIAKLGGDPDRIALMGHSAGAYNAAMLALDPRWLRAANSDPSIIRGVAGLAGPYDFLPIEKGGRGDRAMGKVKPIEKTQPIHFARGDAPPMWLATGDEDDAVRPRNSQNLAAAIEKAGGPVTLRIYPGMGHTGIVMALAAPFQNKGPVLDEATDFLRGVTGRRIAPASEAAQ; encoded by the coding sequence TTGATCAAGATCCTATTCGTGGTGTTGCTGCTCGTGCTGCTGTTCGGCGGCGGCGCCAAGATGATCGTCGCGGGCGGCGCCAAGTCGCTCAACATGGCCGACCGGCTGCTCGGGCAGGGCGACGGAGCGCGGTTGCTGCTCGCCGACCAGCCCTATGGTCGCGGCCCGCGCCAGTCGCTCGACATCTGGGTGCCCGATAGCCTCAAAGAGGGTGACCGGTTGCCGGTGGTCGTCTTTTTTTATGGCGGCGGCTGGGACAGCGGCGAGCGGGGCAGCTATGGTTTCGCCGGCCGCGCGCTGGCGCGGCAAGGGTTCGTCGTGGTGATCCCCGACTATCGCCTCGTGCCCAAAGCCTATTGGCCCGACTTTATCGAGGACAGTGCGGCGGCGGTCGCGTGGACGCACGAACATATCGCGAAACTTGGCGGCGACCCCGACCGGATCGCGCTGATGGGCCATTCGGCGGGCGCCTATAATGCCGCGATGCTCGCGCTCGACCCGCGGTGGCTGCGCGCGGCGAACAGCGACCCGTCGATCATCCGCGGCGTCGCGGGGCTCGCCGGCCCCTATGACTTCTTGCCCATCGAAAAGGGTGGCCGCGGCGACAGGGCGATGGGCAAGGTCAAGCCGATTGAGAAAACCCAGCCGATCCACTTCGCGCGCGGCGATGCGCCGCCGATGTGGCTCGCGACCGGCGACGAGGATGACGCGGTGCGCCCGCGCAATAGCCAGAACCTCGCCGCCGCGATCGAGAAGGCGGGCGGCCCGGTGACGCTCCGCATCTACCCCGGCATGGGGCATACCGGCATCGTGATGGCGCTCGCCGCGCCGTTCCAGAACAAGGGGCCGGTGCTCGACGAGGCGACCGATTTCCTCCGCGGTGTGACCGGTCGCCGCATTGCGCCCGCGTCGGAAGCGGCGCAGTGA
- a CDS encoding HAD-IB family phosphatase — protein sequence MSEELPIRVAIYDLDRTVLRKPTFTLFLLWAAWREARWRMLLLPALAALMIGYALRLYGRDRFKPAAIRLMLGASIAPARADKLAADFAAWRVPRDVPPGAQASIARNRAERYRLLMATAAPEFYAGAIAEALGFDAIVATRHRRADDGSWLPLLDGENCYGAEKARRVTEWLDANAASGAVHIRAYSDHPSDAPTFALAHESWLIGRSRKLVRLAAQQGWRTLDFEIGPG from the coding sequence ATGAGCGAGGAGCTGCCCATCCGCGTCGCGATCTACGACCTCGACCGCACCGTGCTGCGCAAGCCGACCTTCACGCTGTTCCTGCTGTGGGCGGCGTGGCGCGAGGCGCGGTGGCGCATGCTGTTGCTTCCCGCGCTCGCAGCGCTGATGATCGGCTATGCGCTGCGCCTCTATGGCCGCGACCGGTTCAAGCCCGCCGCGATTCGCCTGATGCTCGGCGCCAGCATCGCCCCCGCCCGCGCCGACAAGCTCGCCGCCGATTTCGCGGCGTGGCGCGTGCCGCGCGACGTGCCGCCGGGCGCGCAGGCGTCTATCGCGCGCAACCGCGCCGAGCGATACCGCCTGCTGATGGCGACAGCAGCGCCCGAATTCTACGCCGGCGCGATTGCCGAAGCGCTGGGTTTCGACGCCATCGTCGCGACGCGCCATCGGCGCGCCGACGACGGCAGCTGGCTCCCGCTGCTTGATGGTGAAAATTGCTATGGCGCCGAAAAGGCGCGCCGGGTGACCGAGTGGCTTGACGCGAACGCGGCCAGCGGCGCGGTGCATATCCGCGCCTATTCGGATCACCCGAGCGACGCCCCGACCTTTGCGCTGGCGCATGAATCCTGGCTGATCGGACGCAGCCGCAAGCTGGTCCGCCTTGCCGCGCAGCAGGGCTGGCGGACGCTGGATTTCGAGATCGGACCCGGCTGA
- a CDS encoding metallophosphoesterase family protein, translated as MTWLFHISDLHFGLEDRAALAWFTECVRREQPDAVLITGDLTMRARSHEFAAACDWIGALDVPVTVEVGNHDLPYFNPIERFFYPYRRIRGIERLVERELDLAGVAVVPLKTTARAQWRLDWSKGWVTPKALAKTLAAIDALPPRTTILVTAHHPLVEAGTKGRALTRGGERALAALAERGVTAVLTGHVHDAFDLVAQTAAGPIRMIGAGTLSQRIRSTPPSFNELRIESGAIAVRVRNVEAVPTPDMQIDDVPPDALPPRAPGEPVAPIDAVPPVDPPVH; from the coding sequence ATGACGTGGCTCTTCCACATCAGCGACCTGCATTTCGGGCTCGAGGACCGCGCCGCGCTCGCCTGGTTCACCGAGTGCGTGCGCCGCGAGCAGCCCGATGCGGTGCTGATCACCGGCGACCTCACGATGCGCGCGCGCAGCCATGAATTTGCCGCGGCGTGCGACTGGATCGGCGCGCTCGATGTGCCGGTGACGGTCGAGGTCGGCAACCACGACCTCCCCTATTTCAATCCGATCGAGCGCTTCTTCTACCCCTATCGCCGCATTCGCGGGATCGAGCGGCTGGTCGAACGCGAGCTCGATCTGGCCGGCGTTGCGGTGGTGCCGCTCAAGACCACGGCGCGCGCGCAATGGCGGCTCGACTGGTCGAAAGGCTGGGTGACGCCGAAAGCACTCGCCAAGACGCTCGCCGCGATCGACGCCCTGCCCCCTCGCACTACAATATTGGTGACCGCGCACCATCCACTGGTCGAGGCGGGCACCAAGGGACGCGCGCTGACCCGCGGCGGCGAGCGCGCACTGGCCGCGCTGGCAGAGCGCGGCGTCACCGCGGTGCTTACCGGCCATGTCCACGACGCCTTCGATCTCGTCGCGCAAACCGCAGCCGGTCCGATCCGCATGATCGGCGCCGGCACGCTGTCGCAGCGCATCCGGTCGACCCCGCCCAGCTTCAACGAACTGCGCATCGAGAGCGGTGCGATCGCGGTCCGCGTTCGCAACGTCGAAGCGGTTCCGACCCCCGACATGCAGATCGACGACGTGCCGCCCGACGCGCTGCCGCCGCGCGCACCCGGCGAACCCGTTGCACCGATCGATGCCGTGCCGCCGGTCGACCCGCCGGTGCATTGA
- a CDS encoding nucleotidyltransferase family protein — protein MSAPIPTIVLAGSRPGPDPLLTGSGVSTKALLPIAGQAMLVHVVKALRASPEVGPITILAQNSAALAAEPGLAGLAGLHFADSGQGISSSLAAALPPGDDPLLVTTADNVLLTPTMVTEFLAGAEDSDVAVAMVERDVLLARYPESKRTWLKFRGGWWSGANMFRLRGRRVLPLLDFWGRIERDRKKGLKIIAAFGPWLLIGALLRLFSIEQGVARAGLRFGLKATVVPMSEPEACIDADKPADIDLIEAIFAARRQDAIGQPL, from the coding sequence GTGAGCGCGCCGATCCCGACGATCGTACTTGCGGGAAGCCGGCCCGGCCCCGATCCGCTGCTGACCGGCAGCGGGGTTTCGACCAAGGCGCTGCTGCCGATCGCGGGACAGGCGATGCTCGTCCATGTCGTGAAGGCGCTGCGCGCCTCGCCCGAAGTCGGTCCGATCACGATCCTCGCGCAGAACAGCGCCGCGCTGGCGGCCGAGCCGGGGCTGGCCGGGCTCGCCGGCCTGCATTTCGCGGATTCGGGGCAGGGGATCAGCAGCTCGCTCGCCGCCGCGCTGCCGCCGGGCGACGATCCGCTGCTCGTTACGACGGCCGACAATGTTTTGCTCACCCCGACGATGGTAACGGAATTCCTCGCGGGAGCCGAGGATAGCGACGTCGCGGTCGCGATGGTCGAGCGCGACGTGCTGCTCGCGCGCTATCCCGAATCCAAGCGCACCTGGCTGAAATTCCGTGGCGGCTGGTGGTCGGGCGCGAACATGTTCCGGCTGCGCGGGCGGCGCGTGCTGCCCTTGCTCGACTTCTGGGGCCGCATCGAACGCGACCGCAAGAAGGGACTCAAGATCATTGCCGCTTTCGGCCCCTGGCTGCTGATCGGCGCGCTGCTTCGCCTCTTCTCGATCGAGCAGGGCGTCGCGCGCGCCGGGCTACGTTTCGGTCTCAAGGCGACGGTCGTGCCGATGTCCGAGCCCGAGGCGTGCATCGACGCCGACAAGCCCGCCGACATTGACCTCATCGAAGCGATATTTGCCGCGCGGCGGCAAGACGCTATAGGGCAGCCCCTATGA
- a CDS encoding glycosyl transferase, translating to MPTPIAFLALAEAQQLYHWLPAALELAKRDDVRVSILSPSRQILDLILSYDTQCRFEPVLLRRPPFGPDSLFRQPSRLATLLLNYPAIRRFPVLVTTEISSAWLKRIPGFSSRIVVIKHGAGDRAGGYRGRHALIDLTLVAGEKDRRRMIEHRLSEPGNVVVGGYAKFEICAERQRFFDNERPVLFYNPHFDAKLSSWPAHGPEVLAALEALEGWNVIIAPHTKLAQRVPPITTRAGHIRVDMGSHHSIDMSYTMSSDVYLGDVSSQVYEFLLRPRPCIFLNLDRLAWRDDPAFAHWHLGQVIEDIAELPAALARAADLQPTFVDAQEAAMHDSIDQFPIPASIRQADIILDFARTPR from the coding sequence TTGCCGACCCCTATCGCCTTCCTTGCCCTTGCCGAAGCACAACAGCTTTATCATTGGCTGCCGGCGGCGCTCGAACTCGCGAAGCGCGACGATGTAAGGGTTTCGATCCTGTCGCCGTCGCGCCAGATTCTCGATCTCATACTCAGCTATGATACGCAGTGCCGGTTCGAACCGGTCCTGCTGCGCCGACCGCCCTTTGGCCCAGACTCCCTGTTCCGCCAGCCGTCGCGGCTCGCAACTTTGCTGCTCAACTATCCGGCGATCCGGCGCTTTCCCGTGCTGGTCACGACCGAGATTTCGAGCGCCTGGCTGAAACGCATCCCCGGCTTTTCATCGCGCATCGTCGTGATCAAGCATGGCGCGGGCGACCGCGCGGGCGGCTATCGCGGGCGGCATGCACTGATCGACCTGACCCTCGTCGCGGGCGAGAAGGACCGGCGGCGCATGATCGAACACAGACTGTCCGAACCCGGCAATGTCGTCGTGGGCGGCTATGCCAAGTTCGAAATATGCGCCGAGCGGCAACGCTTTTTCGACAATGAGCGGCCGGTGCTGTTCTACAATCCGCATTTCGACGCGAAGCTGTCGTCGTGGCCGGCGCACGGCCCCGAAGTGCTCGCCGCGCTGGAAGCGCTGGAGGGGTGGAACGTCATCATCGCGCCGCATACGAAGCTGGCGCAGCGCGTGCCGCCGATCACGACGCGGGCGGGGCATATCCGGGTCGACATGGGCAGCCATCATTCGATCGACATGAGCTATACGATGAGCTCCGACGTCTATCTGGGCGACGTGTCGAGCCAGGTTTACGAATTCCTCCTGCGCCCGCGTCCGTGCATTTTCCTGAACCTCGACCGGTTGGCGTGGCGCGACGATCCGGCGTTCGCGCATTGGCATTTGGGTCAGGTCATCGAGGATATCGCCGAACTCCCCGCGGCGCTCGCCCGGGCTGCGGACTTGCAACCGACCTTTGTTGATGCTCAGGAAGCCGCCATGCACGATTCCATCGATCAATTCCCGATCCCCGCCTCGATACGGCAGGCCGACATCATCCTCGATTTCGCAAGGACGCCGCGATGA
- the rpsI gene encoding 30S ribosomal protein S9: MADEQTMTDLKDLAGAVEGTVAAPVSTTPLREKIVDKQGRAYATGRRKDAVARVWVKPGTGKITVNGRDQEVYFARPTLRLVINQPFGLTERVGQYDVIATVKGGGLSGQAGAVLHGIAQALTRFEPALRGVVKSAGFLTRDSRAVERKKYGKAKARRSFQFSKR; encoded by the coding sequence ATGGCTGACGAACAGACCATGACCGATCTCAAGGATCTCGCCGGCGCCGTCGAAGGCACCGTTGCTGCTCCGGTCTCGACCACGCCGCTGCGCGAAAAGATCGTCGACAAGCAGGGCCGCGCCTATGCGACCGGCCGCCGCAAGGACGCCGTCGCCCGCGTGTGGGTCAAGCCCGGTACGGGCAAGATCACCGTCAACGGCCGCGACCAGGAAGTTTATTTCGCACGTCCGACGCTGCGTCTCGTCATCAACCAGCCCTTCGGTCTGACCGAGCGCGTTGGCCAATATGACGTGATCGCAACCGTCAAGGGCGGCGGCCTCTCGGGCCAGGCGGGCGCCGTTCTGCACGGCATCGCCCAGGCGCTGACCCGCTTCGAACCCGCGCTGCGCGGCGTTGTGAAGTCGGCCGGCTTCCTGACCCGCGACAGCCGCGCCGTCGAGCGTAAGAAGTACGGCAAGGCCAAGGCCCGCCGCAGCTTCCAGTTCTCGAAGCGCTAA
- a CDS encoding CDP-alcohol phosphatidyltransferase family protein: MSAPIRLLGENSTPIWGMTNAERCRRMAEKDGKPIAPGHELIFNLAYVFDPMLLRWVIDQPGMVFAWGGAPVIGQVPAGSDPMAATVIDLSDGRKLYNRQLRKLEQPFVRELTPGTRREIERKSYFGAYKGVTDALTKYLWPELALWLTRGAASIGMTPNMVTAIGAALCVYATYLFAYGHYWEGMLAGFIFMVLDTVDGKLARCTITSSKWGNVADHGVDLVHPPFWWYFWGVGLGAWGLALSTQTFIWVMVAVVAGYVLQRVIEGLFLKDFGMDIHVWQKFDSDFRLITARRNPNFAILFFATLAGRPDIGLIALAWWTVISLVVHAVRLVQAYAVKRSGRPIVSWMEEAQP; encoded by the coding sequence ATGAGCGCGCCGATCCGCCTGCTCGGCGAAAACAGCACCCCGATCTGGGGCATGACCAACGCCGAGCGCTGCCGCCGCATGGCGGAAAAGGACGGCAAGCCGATCGCGCCGGGCCATGAGCTGATCTTCAACCTCGCCTATGTCTTCGACCCGATGCTGCTGCGCTGGGTGATCGATCAGCCGGGTATGGTTTTCGCCTGGGGCGGCGCCCCGGTGATCGGTCAGGTCCCGGCCGGCAGCGACCCGATGGCGGCCACGGTCATCGACCTGTCGGACGGGCGCAAGCTCTACAACCGCCAGCTTCGCAAGCTCGAACAGCCCTTCGTCAGGGAGCTGACCCCCGGCACGCGCCGCGAGATCGAGCGGAAAAGCTATTTCGGCGCCTATAAGGGCGTCACCGATGCGCTGACCAAATATCTGTGGCCCGAACTCGCGCTGTGGCTGACGCGCGGCGCCGCGAGCATCGGTATGACGCCCAACATGGTCACCGCGATCGGCGCTGCGCTGTGCGTCTACGCGACCTATCTTTTCGCTTACGGCCATTACTGGGAAGGGATGCTCGCGGGCTTCATCTTCATGGTGCTCGACACGGTCGATGGAAAGCTCGCGCGCTGCACGATCACCTCGTCGAAATGGGGCAATGTCGCCGACCATGGCGTCGACCTGGTTCACCCCCCCTTCTGGTGGTATTTCTGGGGTGTCGGGCTCGGCGCATGGGGGCTCGCGCTGTCGACGCAGACCTTCATCTGGGTGATGGTCGCGGTCGTCGCGGGCTATGTGCTCCAGCGCGTGATCGAAGGGCTGTTCCTCAAGGATTTCGGCATGGACATCCATGTCTGGCAGAAGTTCGACAGCGATTTCCGCCTGATCACCGCGCGCCGCAACCCGAATTTCGCGATCCTGTTTTTCGCGACGCTCGCCGGACGCCCCGACATCGGGCTGATCGCGCTCGCATGGTGGACTGTCATCTCGCTGGTCGTCCATGCGGTGCGGCTGGTGCAAGCCTATGCCGTAAAGCGTTCGGGCCGGCCGATCGTCAGCTGGATGGAAGAGGCACAGCCATGA
- a CDS encoding phosphocholine cytidylyltransferase family protein, which produces MTIDKAIILSAGQGSRLLPLTRDIPKCLIEFNGRSLISWQVAALVANGIKDIVVVTGFRTERVEDHALQLYRDTGARIRTLFNPFFQVADNLGTCWIAREEMDRDFIILNGDTIISDEIVAKLIAGANEPINVTVDVKADYDDDDMKVNRDAEGRLHHIGKRLLPPDTNAESIGMLAFVGDGPSIFRNQVDQMMRTPDGVERWYLRAIDIIAKGNRVGTVSIEGLEWQEVDFPQDVEAADALTAKWAEEGRYAK; this is translated from the coding sequence ATGACCATCGACAAAGCCATCATCCTGTCGGCCGGGCAAGGTTCGCGCCTGCTGCCGCTGACCCGCGACATCCCCAAATGCCTGATCGAGTTCAACGGCCGCAGCCTCATCAGCTGGCAGGTCGCGGCGCTCGTCGCGAACGGGATCAAGGACATTGTCGTCGTCACGGGCTTTCGCACCGAGCGCGTCGAGGATCATGCGCTCCAGCTCTATCGCGACACCGGCGCGCGGATCCGCACGCTGTTCAATCCCTTTTTTCAGGTCGCCGACAATCTGGGCACCTGCTGGATCGCGCGAGAGGAGATGGACCGCGATTTCATCATCCTCAACGGCGACACCATCATCTCGGACGAAATCGTCGCGAAGCTGATTGCGGGTGCGAACGAGCCGATCAACGTCACCGTCGACGTCAAGGCTGACTATGACGACGACGACATGAAGGTGAATCGCGACGCCGAAGGGCGACTGCATCACATCGGCAAGCGGCTGCTGCCCCCCGACACCAATGCCGAATCGATCGGGATGCTGGCGTTCGTCGGCGACGGCCCGTCGATCTTCCGCAACCAGGTCGACCAGATGATGCGCACCCCCGACGGGGTCGAGCGCTGGTATCTGCGCGCGATCGACATCATCGCCAAGGGCAACCGCGTCGGCACCGTGTCGATCGAGGGGCTGGAATGGCAGGAAGTCGATTTCCCGCAGGATGTCGAAGCCGCCGATGCGCTCACCGCGAAATGGGCCGAAGAAGGCCGCTACGCGAAATAG
- a CDS encoding lipopolysaccharide biosynthesis protein → MSESAAQPAVTSRSVARGLGTTVLARLGAVVEIVAQPLYVLMFGLAGYGLYAVLWAAVNLLENIFDLGMTSAMQRTVPQSAGKAEAAAALRTAMIFGVGPCVIVAALVAIFAADLGPLLNVAAKDRDLVTPAIRIFVWALPLWAFVEIATSALRARMVFGAEIRLRIVWEQMLRLVFAALFFAGGLGLKGLFIAHLCSLAITAGLSVRLLARHYSFADLWRGPWASDTARNTFWAGLSILPSNIIARLFGDAPALILNMLLPGAAGAAAAGLFTIARKLSSVVQLVRIAFTYVMAPLAASAEREDRRQVADIYAYATRLILAIALPLAAVLAAGSASLLGLFGHGAQAAQAALVILLFARAAEAVLGISAPVLQVVAAFRQQLTASIFGVAVAVGAGWLIVGHLDPLTGVTLATAIGLVVMAAIPMLQLAAIEKLHPFDAQFPAVALRGMAITLVAGTTAVFAGLLPDAIALPLLGLIAAAAIWFALRFALPLADRASLGKTARKLRLIGPTER, encoded by the coding sequence ATGAGCGAAAGCGCCGCCCAGCCCGCCGTTACCAGCCGCAGCGTCGCGCGCGGGCTTGGCACGACCGTGCTGGCGCGCCTCGGCGCAGTGGTCGAGATCGTCGCGCAGCCGCTTTACGTCCTGATGTTCGGCCTTGCCGGCTATGGCCTCTATGCCGTGCTGTGGGCGGCGGTGAACCTGCTCGAGAATATCTTCGACCTCGGCATGACAAGCGCCATGCAGCGCACCGTGCCGCAATCGGCGGGCAAGGCCGAGGCTGCGGCAGCGCTGCGTACCGCGATGATCTTTGGTGTCGGGCCGTGCGTCATCGTCGCCGCTCTAGTCGCCATCTTTGCTGCCGACCTGGGGCCGCTGCTCAATGTCGCGGCGAAGGACCGCGATCTCGTCACCCCCGCGATCCGCATCTTCGTGTGGGCGCTGCCGCTGTGGGCCTTTGTCGAAATCGCGACCTCGGCGCTGCGCGCGCGCATGGTGTTCGGCGCCGAAATCCGCCTCAGGATCGTGTGGGAACAGATGCTGCGACTGGTGTTCGCGGCGCTGTTTTTCGCCGGCGGACTGGGCCTCAAGGGGCTGTTCATCGCGCATCTCTGTTCGCTCGCGATCACCGCGGGGCTCAGCGTGCGGCTGCTCGCGCGCCACTATAGTTTCGCCGATCTGTGGCGCGGACCGTGGGCCAGCGACACGGCGCGCAACACGTTCTGGGCCGGGCTTTCGATCCTGCCGTCGAACATCATCGCCCGATTGTTCGGCGATGCGCCCGCGCTCATCCTCAACATGCTGCTCCCCGGCGCGGCGGGCGCGGCGGCGGCGGGCCTGTTCACAATCGCGCGCAAGCTGTCGAGCGTCGTCCAGCTGGTGCGTATCGCCTTCACCTATGTGATGGCGCCCCTCGCCGCGAGCGCCGAGCGCGAGGACCGGCGGCAGGTCGCCGACATCTATGCCTATGCGACGCGGCTGATCCTGGCGATCGCGCTGCCGCTCGCCGCGGTGCTCGCCGCGGGCAGCGCGTCGCTGCTCGGGCTCTTCGGGCATGGCGCGCAGGCCGCGCAGGCCGCGCTCGTGATCCTGCTGTTCGCGCGCGCTGCCGAAGCCGTGCTCGGCATTTCGGCGCCGGTGCTGCAGGTTGTCGCGGCTTTCCGCCAGCAGCTCACCGCCAGCATCTTCGGCGTTGCCGTCGCGGTCGGCGCGGGATGGCTGATCGTCGGCCATCTCGACCCGCTGACCGGGGTGACGCTGGCGACGGCGATCGGGCTTGTCGTGATGGCCGCGATCCCGATGCTCCAGCTCGCGGCGATCGAGAAGCTCCACCCCTTCGATGCGCAATTCCCAGCGGTTGCCTTGCGCGGAATGGCGATCACCCTCGTTGCCGGAACGACGGCAGTGTTCGCCGGCCTGCTGCCCGACGCCATCGCGCTGCCCCTGCTTGGACTGATCGCCGCCGCCGCGATCTGGTTCGCGCTGCGTTTTGCCCTGCCGCTCGCCGACCGCGCCTCGCTCGGCAAGACGGCGCGTAAACTACGCCTGATCGGACCCACAGAGCGATGA
- a CDS encoding HIT family protein: protein MNATIAKFGHPATLIAEYEHWAVLLRPAQPTLGALVLAAKSNATAFGDLPAEAHAELKVATAAIEAALGQAVGYAKINYLMLMMVDPHVHFHVLPRYEGERSGSGLTVADAGWPGQPDLGQAVKLDDAEVAALTGWLKPYFA from the coding sequence ATGAACGCGACCATCGCCAAATTCGGCCATCCGGCGACGCTGATCGCCGAATATGAGCATTGGGCCGTGCTGCTGCGTCCCGCGCAGCCGACGCTCGGCGCGCTGGTGCTGGCGGCCAAATCCAACGCGACGGCGTTTGGCGACTTGCCGGCCGAAGCGCATGCCGAACTCAAGGTGGCGACCGCCGCGATCGAGGCCGCGCTGGGACAGGCGGTCGGCTATGCGAAGATCAACTATCTGATGCTGATGATGGTCGACCCGCACGTCCATTTCCACGTCCTGCCGCGTTACGAGGGCGAACGTTCGGGCTCGGGGCTGACCGTGGCCGACGCGGGCTGGCCGGGTCAGCCCGACCTCGGGCAGGCGGTGAAGCTCGACGATGCAGAGGTCGCCGCGCTCACCGGCTGGCTCAAACCCTATTTCGCGTAG
- a CDS encoding diacylglycerol/lipid kinase family protein, with amino-acid sequence MTSNFTRPALVCNLRSGSSDEALVGRLIEICDAAGAPLVRTVILPDDDLPSAASLEGDGIDLLLVLSGDGTVNATASKLETWRGAMLPLPGGTLNLFHKTLHGDRGPENILQDALAGKARRVHPPTILCDAGRAYIGVIAGPTTAWAEVREQFRSLSLSGLVETIPDAIDATLHGDGVRIRGSDESFQAINLTPKPDRILAEGLITDSAGSILSHGIAWLGGDFREGPSVDLSERRTVVIESNGSIGLLLDGEPAELPSGATYRLEGSPLAFLATAPATP; translated from the coding sequence ATGACCAGCAACTTCACTCGCCCCGCCCTCGTCTGTAACCTGCGCAGCGGCAGCTCCGACGAGGCTCTCGTCGGCCGTTTGATCGAGATATGCGATGCAGCGGGCGCGCCGCTCGTCCGCACCGTGATCCTTCCCGACGACGACCTGCCATCAGCCGCCTCGCTGGAGGGCGACGGCATCGACCTGCTGCTGGTCCTCAGCGGCGACGGCACAGTCAACGCTACCGCGAGCAAGCTCGAAACATGGCGCGGCGCGATGCTGCCGCTTCCCGGCGGGACGCTCAACCTGTTCCACAAGACGCTGCATGGCGATCGCGGTCCCGAGAATATTTTGCAGGATGCGCTCGCGGGCAAGGCGCGGCGCGTCCATCCGCCGACGATCCTCTGCGACGCGGGGCGCGCCTATATTGGTGTCATCGCGGGGCCGACGACGGCATGGGCCGAAGTTCGCGAGCAATTCCGTTCGCTCAGCCTCAGCGGCCTGGTCGAAACCATCCCCGATGCGATCGACGCGACGCTTCATGGCGACGGCGTTCGCATCCGCGGCTCGGACGAATCGTTCCAGGCGATCAACCTGACGCCAAAGCCCGACCGCATCCTCGCCGAGGGGCTGATCACCGACAGCGCCGGGTCGATCCTGAGCCACGGGATCGCCTGGCTTGGCGGCGATTTCCGCGAAGGACCGAGCGTCGACCTGTCCGAACGCCGCACGGTGGTCATCGAAAGCAATGGATCGATCGGCCTGCTCCTCGACGGAGAACCCGCCGAATTGCCGTCCGGGGCAACTTATCGCCTCGAGGGCAGCCCGCTCGCATTTCTCGCCACGGCACCCGCCACGCCATGA